The Lentimicrobiaceae bacterium DNA segment CGAAACCGTGCCGGCAATGAGCATAAATAAAGTATGCGGCTCCGGTTTGCGCACAGTATCATTGGCGGCACAGTTTATTAAAGCCGGCGACGCCGATATTATTCTTGCAGGCGGAACCGAAAGCATGACAAATGCACCGTATGCGTTGCCAAATGCTCGCAGTGGTTATCGCATGGGCGACGGTAATATTGTTGACGTTATGATAAAAGACGGATTATGGGATATTTTTAACGATTACCATATGGGCGTTACCGCCGAAAATATTGCCGAAAAATGGAATATATCGCGTGAAGAGCAAGACCAGTTTGCCTTACAAAGTCAGTTAAAAGCCGAAAGTGCGATTAAAAATGGAAAATTTAAAGACGAAATTGTGCCGGTTGCTATACCGCAGCGAAAAGGCGATCCTATAATTTTTGATACCGACGAATTCCCAAGACCGGGCACTACCATAGAAAATCTACAAAAGCTAAGACCAGCCTTTAAAAAAGACGGAACCGTTACAGCCGGAAACGCTTCGGGAATTAACGATGGAGCAAGTATGGTTGTGGTGATGTCGGCTGATAAAGCAAAAGAATTGGGCGTAAAACCATTGGTAAAAATTGTTTCGTATGCTTCGGCTGCATTAGACCCTAAAATTATGGGTTACGGACCTGTAGAGGCTTCGCGTAAAGCACTTAAAAAAGCTAATTTAACAATTGAAGATATGGGTTTGATTGAAGCCAACGAGGCTTTTGCATCACAATCAATAGCAGTTGTTAGAGATTTAAAACTTAATCCCGAAATTACAAACGTTAACGGCGGAGCTATTGCTTTAGGACACCCAATTGGAGCAAGCGGCAACAGAATTTTGGTTACTTTAATTCACGAAATGAAACGTCGCAACGTTAAATACGGATTAGCTACATTGTGTATCGGCGGAGGTATGGGTACTGCTGTTATTGTTGAAAACATTATGTAGTACATTGTTTTCATCGTGTTGCGATGAATTCTGAAAATTAGTCCAAACAACGAGAAGCTAAACCGAGTATTGTGTATACAGTCAGTTTTATAGCTTTCGAGTTTTCATTATTAAAAGAATCATTTGATACAATAAAATATTTGCTACACGTACTTGTATGGTACGCCATAAACCAAGCATTATTATTTCTTAGAAAAATGTCAGTATTTAGACTATTTATGTTATTAATATGCTTGTTTATTTTTCTAACATGCTTATTTTTTAATACACACGTGTCATTTTTTAATATATGAATATCATTACAGTCTTCAAAACATCCTTTCATAACGTACATTTCAGTATTTTTTTCAGAAAGTTTTAAAGTTGTTAAACGGTAACAGTGGCTAAAATTAAATTCTTCGCAGGGATATAATATTTTAATAATTGTATCTTCTGTTTTCTGCATTTTAGATTCACCAAACTTTTTCAATATGTAAGATATTTCGAGAGTTTGGCGAATTATTTTTTCATCTAAATTATCGTTTTTGGTCAGTGGATAACAGCTATATATAGTATCTGTTATACTTTCTAAATATTTGTATTTATAAATATATTCTTTATGTTTTCTTTTATTTTCAAAATCATAAAAGCGATAACTTTCTTTTTCATAATCGTGGTCAACAAAACCATTCACAAAATAAAACTTACCACTAGGCTCTGTAAATAAAGTAAAATCATAAATAGAATCCGTTGTTATAAATTTAACTTTGTTATAATTTATTAAATATGTTTGCACAGAATCATTATTCTGTCCCAAGGTAGTAGAGCAAAGTGCAATAAGCAAACAAAGCAAAAAATACTTTTTATACATAGTTGTTAAAATTTCATTCTGTTGTATTCAATATTTTAATTCTGTTGCTAAACCAAACCCTTATCAGGTTAGCTACAAAATTTTTATAAAGATATAAAATCATTTTAATGAGCAACAAATAATTATATAATTATAAAAAAAGGGTTTGACTGCAATCAAACCCTTTTTAACGTATCATTATGTTTAAATTTTATTAGAAGAATAACAAGCTGTTATCTTTAATATCCGATTTTTGTTTCAATGTAGTCATTATAGCATTAATAGCTCTGCCTTGGAACATCGATGCCATTTGTCTTTTTTGCATATCAAAATTTTCAATTTCGGGAG contains these protein-coding regions:
- a CDS encoding acetyl-CoA C-acetyltransferase, yielding ETVPAMSINKVCGSGLRTVSLAAQFIKAGDADIILAGGTESMTNAPYALPNARSGYRMGDGNIVDVMIKDGLWDIFNDYHMGVTAENIAEKWNISREEQDQFALQSQLKAESAIKNGKFKDEIVPVAIPQRKGDPIIFDTDEFPRPGTTIENLQKLRPAFKKDGTVTAGNASGINDGASMVVVMSADKAKELGVKPLVKIVSYASAALDPKIMGYGPVEASRKALKKANLTIEDMGLIEANEAFASQSIAVVRDLKLNPEITNVNGGAIALGHPIGASGNRILVTLIHEMKRRNVKYGLATLCIGGGMGTAVIVENIM